Proteins encoded by one window of Streptomyces sp. NBC_01477:
- a CDS encoding cation:proton antiporter domain-containing protein has protein sequence MSSHQVQLLFADLALIMLVARGLGWVAARFGQPVVIGEIVGGILLGPTILGGAVNSLFPTGVRPLLTGMADVGVALFMFTVGLEIEARHLRGRGWLTSGTALGSMLVPFSLGIGLAYYLLHDHANHRHGTFIIFIGLSVSVTAFPVLARILADRGLSRTALGGIALAAAALVDVLAWTGLAGVQAVAADGGQHWRLVLAFPYLLVIVFVIRPLLRWLVGNGTVTRPQNPSAVLVVLVGILLSAAATEAMGLHFIFGAFIFGLVTPKGEAVQAFHVEITDHITRISGLLLPVYFVVAGLGVDLRHFGGTQASELGVILAVAIAGKFGGTYLTARLLRLPSRPACALAALMNTRGLTELVILGVGKQLGLLDGPLYSLMVVMAVVTTMMTGPLLNLIYRVPVEVPAAPGAGRQEAEKVASV, from the coding sequence ATGTCCAGTCATCAGGTGCAGTTGCTGTTTGCCGACCTCGCCTTGATCATGCTTGTGGCCCGCGGGCTCGGCTGGGTCGCCGCCCGGTTCGGGCAGCCGGTCGTGATCGGTGAGATCGTCGGCGGAATCCTGCTCGGTCCCACGATCCTGGGCGGCGCGGTCAACTCGCTGTTCCCGACCGGAGTGCGCCCGCTGCTGACGGGCATGGCCGATGTGGGCGTCGCGCTGTTCATGTTCACCGTCGGCCTGGAGATCGAGGCCCGCCATCTGCGCGGGCGCGGCTGGCTGACCTCCGGCACCGCGCTCGGCTCGATGCTGGTGCCGTTCTCGCTCGGCATCGGTCTGGCCTACTACCTGCTGCACGACCACGCGAACCACCGCCACGGCACCTTCATCATCTTCATCGGCCTGTCGGTCTCGGTGACGGCCTTCCCGGTGCTGGCCAGGATCCTCGCCGACCGCGGCCTGTCCCGGACCGCTCTGGGCGGTATCGCGCTGGCCGCCGCCGCCCTGGTGGACGTGCTGGCCTGGACCGGACTCGCCGGGGTGCAGGCGGTCGCCGCGGACGGCGGCCAGCACTGGCGGCTGGTCCTCGCCTTCCCCTACCTGCTCGTCATCGTCTTCGTCATACGCCCCCTCCTGCGCTGGCTGGTCGGCAACGGCACCGTGACACGGCCGCAGAACCCCAGCGCGGTGCTGGTGGTGCTGGTCGGCATCCTGCTGTCGGCGGCGGCGACCGAGGCGATGGGCCTGCACTTCATCTTCGGCGCCTTCATCTTCGGCCTGGTCACTCCCAAGGGAGAGGCGGTGCAGGCCTTCCACGTCGAGATCACCGACCACATCACCCGGATCAGCGGACTGCTGCTGCCGGTCTACTTCGTGGTCGCGGGACTCGGCGTGGACCTGCGGCACTTCGGCGGCACCCAGGCCAGCGAGCTGGGCGTCATCCTGGCGGTCGCGATCGCCGGCAAGTTCGGCGGCACCTACCTCACCGCGCGGCTGTTGCGGCTGCCGTCCCGGCCGGCCTGCGCACTTGCCGCGCTGATGAACACCCGCGGCCTGACGGAACTGGTGATCCTCGGCGTCGGCAAGCAACTCGGCCTGCTGGACGGCCCGCTGTACTCGCTGATGGTCGTGATGGCCGTCGTCACCACGATGATGACCGGCCCGCTGCTGAACCTGATCTACCGCGTTCCTGTCGAGGTGCCCGCGGCGCCCGGCGCCGGACGCCAGGAGGCCGAGAAAGTGGCGTCGGTCTAG
- a CDS encoding signal peptidase II has protein sequence MPGRGAVQRALWITAAAGLALDQVTKAIAAVVVEGHQPSHALGGLVTFTAYRNSGAAGSFAPRATLVFTVLAIGVLGFIIRTAPSVRSTGWAVGLGLIFAGAGGNLSDRIFRTPGFGRGAVLDFIQIGHSGIFNLSDQCVTAGVLTVMVQLLRGVPLTAAKAETTDPQVGCG, from the coding sequence ATGCCGGGCAGGGGAGCGGTGCAGCGCGCGCTGTGGATCACGGCGGCGGCGGGACTCGCCCTCGACCAGGTCACCAAGGCGATCGCGGCGGTCGTGGTCGAGGGCCACCAGCCGAGCCACGCGCTCGGCGGCCTCGTCACCTTCACCGCCTACCGCAATTCGGGGGCCGCCGGCTCCTTCGCGCCGCGCGCGACGCTGGTCTTCACCGTGCTGGCGATCGGCGTGCTCGGCTTCATCATCCGCACGGCGCCCTCGGTGCGGTCCACCGGCTGGGCCGTCGGCCTCGGCCTGATCTTCGCGGGCGCGGGCGGCAACCTCTCCGACCGCATCTTCCGCACCCCGGGCTTCGGCCGCGGCGCCGTCCTGGACTTCATCCAGATCGGCCACTCGGGCATCTTCAACCTCAGCGACCAGTGCGTCACGGCGGGCGTCCTGACGGTGATGGTCCAGCTCCTGCGGGGCGTACCGCTCACCGCCGCCAAGGCGGAGACGACCGACCCGCAGGTCGGCTGCGGCTGA
- a CDS encoding phosphoketolase family protein, which produces MPDASTSRPPAALSEDELRALDAHWRAANYLAVGQIYLMANPLLTEPLRPEHIKPRLLGHWGTSPGLNLVHTHLNRVVKARDLDAICVWGPGHGGPAVLANSWLEGSYTETYPDVSRDAEGMGRLFKQFSFPGGVPSHVAPETPGSIHEGGELGYALSHAYGAALDNPGLLVTCVIGDGEAETGPLATSWHSNKFLDPVHDGAVLPVLHLNGYKIANPTVLARLPQTELDQLLHGYGHDPIHVTGHDPATVHQAMAHAMDTALDRITALQKAAREQGAAERPRWPMIVLRTPKGWTGPAEVDGLPVEGTWRAHQVPLSEVRNNPDHLRQLEEWLHSYRPAELFDESGRPRPHVLACVPAGERRVGANPHANGGLLLRDLPIPALERFAVPVDKPGTTLHEPTRVLGDLLEQVMADTADRRDFRLVGPDETASNRLQAVYGATGKAWQAQTLPVDENLDRHGRVMEILSEHTCQGWLEGYLLTGRHGLFSCYEAFVHIIDSMVNQHIKWLRTTRRIPWRRPIASLNYLLTSHVWRQDHNGFSHQDPGFIDHVLNKAPEVVRVYLPPDTNTLLSVADHILASRDYVNVVVAGKQPSFDWLSMDAARAHCARGAGLWEWAGTEDVRRGPDVVLACAGDVPTLEVLAAAQLLRHHLPQLGVRVVNVVDLARLLPKEEHPHGMADAEYDALFTPDKPVIFAYHGYPWLIHRLAYRRAGHANLHVRGYKEIGTTTTPFDMVLRNDLDRYRLVMDVIDRVPGLPVMAAAVRQRMEEVRLRHHAWIREHGTDLPEVADWTWQD; this is translated from the coding sequence ATGCCCGACGCGTCCACCAGCCGCCCGCCCGCGGCCCTGTCCGAGGACGAGCTGCGGGCGCTCGACGCCCATTGGCGGGCCGCGAACTATCTCGCGGTGGGCCAGATCTACCTGATGGCCAACCCGCTGCTGACCGAGCCGCTGCGCCCCGAGCACATCAAACCCCGGCTGCTCGGCCACTGGGGCACCTCACCGGGCCTGAACCTCGTGCACACCCATCTCAACCGGGTGGTCAAGGCCCGCGACCTGGACGCGATCTGCGTCTGGGGACCCGGACACGGCGGCCCCGCCGTCCTGGCGAACTCCTGGCTGGAGGGCAGCTACACCGAGACGTATCCGGACGTCAGCCGGGACGCCGAGGGCATGGGCCGGCTGTTCAAGCAGTTCTCCTTCCCCGGCGGCGTCCCCTCCCACGTCGCCCCGGAGACACCCGGCTCGATCCACGAGGGCGGCGAACTGGGCTACGCCCTCTCCCACGCCTACGGCGCCGCCCTCGACAACCCCGGCCTGCTCGTCACCTGCGTCATCGGCGACGGCGAAGCCGAGACCGGACCACTCGCCACGTCCTGGCACTCCAACAAATTCCTCGACCCCGTCCACGACGGCGCCGTCCTGCCCGTCCTCCACCTCAACGGCTACAAGATCGCCAACCCCACCGTCCTGGCCCGCCTCCCCCAAACCGAACTCGACCAACTCCTCCACGGCTACGGCCACGACCCCATCCACGTCACCGGCCACGACCCCGCCACCGTCCACCAGGCCATGGCCCACGCCATGGACACCGCCCTCGACCGCATCACCGCCCTCCAGAAAGCCGCCCGCGAGCAGGGCGCAGCCGAACGGCCCCGCTGGCCCATGATCGTGCTGCGCACCCCCAAAGGCTGGACCGGACCCGCCGAAGTCGACGGCCTCCCCGTCGAAGGCACCTGGCGCGCCCACCAGGTGCCACTGTCCGAAGTCCGCAACAACCCGGACCATCTGCGCCAACTGGAGGAGTGGCTGCACTCCTACCGGCCCGCCGAGCTCTTCGACGAGTCAGGACGCCCGCGCCCGCACGTGCTGGCGTGCGTACCGGCCGGCGAACGCCGGGTGGGCGCCAACCCGCACGCCAACGGCGGTCTGCTGCTGCGCGACCTGCCGATTCCGGCTCTGGAGCGCTTCGCCGTCCCCGTCGACAAGCCCGGCACCACCCTGCACGAGCCCACCCGCGTCCTCGGCGACCTGCTCGAACAGGTCATGGCCGACACCGCGGACCGCCGCGACTTCCGCCTGGTCGGCCCCGACGAGACCGCCTCCAACCGCCTCCAGGCCGTCTACGGGGCGACCGGCAAAGCCTGGCAGGCGCAGACCCTGCCGGTGGACGAGAACCTGGACCGGCACGGCCGGGTGATGGAGATCCTCTCCGAACACACCTGCCAGGGCTGGCTGGAGGGCTACCTCCTCACCGGCAGGCACGGCCTGTTCTCCTGCTACGAGGCCTTCGTCCACATCATCGACTCCATGGTCAACCAGCACATCAAATGGCTGCGCACCACCCGCAGGATTCCCTGGCGCCGCCCCATCGCGTCGCTCAACTACCTGCTCACCTCGCACGTCTGGCGCCAGGACCACAACGGCTTCTCCCACCAGGACCCCGGCTTCATCGACCACGTCCTCAACAAGGCCCCCGAAGTCGTCCGGGTCTACCTCCCGCCGGACACCAACACCCTGCTCTCCGTCGCCGACCACATCCTGGCCTCGCGGGACTACGTCAACGTCGTCGTCGCCGGCAAGCAGCCCAGCTTCGACTGGCTGTCCATGGACGCCGCCCGCGCCCACTGCGCCCGCGGCGCCGGGCTGTGGGAGTGGGCCGGCACCGAGGACGTCCGGCGCGGCCCCGATGTCGTGCTGGCCTGCGCGGGCGACGTCCCCACCCTCGAAGTGCTCGCGGCGGCGCAGCTCCTGCGCCACCACCTGCCCCAACTCGGCGTACGGGTCGTCAACGTGGTCGACCTGGCCCGCCTGCTGCCCAAGGAGGAACACCCGCACGGCATGGCCGACGCCGAATACGACGCGCTGTTCACCCCCGACAAGCCGGTCATCTTCGCCTACCACGGCTACCCCTGGCTCATCCACCGGCTCGCCTACCGCCGTGCCGGCCACGCCAACCTGCATGTGCGGGGATACAAGGAGATCGGCACCACCACCACGCCCTTCGACATGGTTCTGCGCAACGACCTGGACCGCTACCGCCTCGTCATGGACGTCATCGACCGCGTCCCCGGCCTGCCCGTCATGGCGGCAGCGGTGCGCCAGCGCATGGAGGAGGTCCGGCTCCGGCACCACGCCTGGATCCGCGAGCACGGCACCGACCTGCCCGAGGTCGCCGACTGGACCTGGCAGGACTGA
- a CDS encoding MarR family winged helix-turn-helix transcriptional regulator, with translation MPSDPARQPGQDLALVLSRAERLMVARLSELLAAEDCSVEQWRVLSAVADGGGLPMTEIADYALMPAPSLTKLVDRMVADNLVYRRPDPGDRRRVLLHLAARGRILHQRAAHRVAEDHARVLAALGESAGGHGDRGGLAAALALLAEVAADAPRADLPG, from the coding sequence ATGCCATCGGATCCGGCACGGCAGCCAGGGCAGGACCTCGCGCTCGTCCTGAGCCGCGCAGAACGCCTCATGGTGGCGCGGCTGTCGGAGCTGCTCGCGGCCGAGGACTGCTCGGTCGAGCAGTGGCGGGTGCTGAGCGCGGTGGCGGACGGCGGCGGACTCCCCATGACGGAGATCGCCGACTACGCGCTGATGCCCGCGCCCAGCCTGACCAAGCTGGTGGACCGGATGGTCGCCGACAACCTGGTCTACCGCAGGCCCGACCCCGGTGACCGGCGGCGGGTGCTGCTGCACCTGGCCGCCCGCGGCCGGATCCTGCACCAGCGCGCGGCCCACCGGGTGGCCGAGGACCACGCCCGGGTGCTCGCCGCGCTCGGTGAGAGCGCCGGCGGGCACGGCGACCGCGGCGGGCTCGCCGCGGCGCTCGCGCTGCTCGCCGAGGTCGCCGCCGACGCCCCGCGCGCCGACCTGCCCGGCTGA
- a CDS encoding substrate-binding domain-containing protein, whose translation MLPEPPDFPPPHRRRPPAGGPDAPLTVALVVPLHGPGGILGPSCELAAQLAAEELNAVGGVAGRPVRLVPVDGAGPPHRVAAEVEALVRLGAVDAVVGWHISAVRRALAPRIAHLVPYVYTAQYEGGERTPGVFLTGETDRRHLLPAMRLLAEATGVRRWFTVGNDYVWPRVTAGAARRHARACGGRTVGEALLPLGSADFGPVLRGIERAEADAVLMLLVGADAVRFNRAFAAYGLPARCQRLSTHMDENMLLASGADGTAGLWAAAGYFETLATAESLDFSRRFARRFGVDAPVVGSLGESCFEGLRLLGALAERAGSLDVRAMHAVRDSVGYEGPRGALRLRGNHLDQRVYLARADIFDFAVVAQL comes from the coding sequence ATGCTCCCGGAACCGCCGGACTTTCCACCGCCGCACCGCCGCCGCCCTCCCGCGGGCGGCCCGGACGCGCCGCTCACCGTGGCGCTCGTCGTCCCGCTGCACGGCCCCGGCGGCATCCTCGGCCCGTCCTGCGAACTGGCCGCGCAACTCGCCGCGGAGGAGCTGAACGCCGTCGGCGGGGTCGCGGGCCGGCCGGTGCGGCTGGTCCCGGTGGACGGCGCGGGGCCGCCGCACCGGGTGGCCGCGGAGGTCGAGGCGCTGGTGCGGCTCGGCGCGGTGGACGCGGTGGTCGGCTGGCACATCTCGGCGGTGCGCAGAGCGCTCGCGCCCCGTATCGCGCACTTGGTGCCGTACGTCTACACCGCGCAGTACGAGGGCGGCGAGCGCACCCCGGGGGTCTTCCTCACCGGGGAGACCGACCGGCGCCATCTGCTGCCCGCCATGCGGCTGCTGGCCGAGGCGACGGGCGTACGGCGCTGGTTCACGGTCGGCAACGACTACGTGTGGCCGCGTGTCACCGCGGGCGCGGCCCGCCGGCACGCGCGGGCCTGCGGCGGGCGGACGGTGGGCGAGGCCCTGCTGCCGCTGGGCAGCGCCGACTTCGGTCCCGTGCTGCGGGGGATCGAGCGGGCCGAGGCCGACGCGGTGCTGATGCTGCTGGTCGGCGCGGACGCGGTGCGCTTCAACCGGGCCTTCGCCGCGTACGGCCTGCCGGCCCGCTGCCAGCGGCTGAGCACCCATATGGACGAGAACATGCTGCTGGCCAGCGGCGCCGACGGCACCGCCGGACTGTGGGCGGCGGCCGGCTACTTCGAGACGCTGGCCACCGCGGAGAGCCTGGACTTCAGCCGGCGCTTCGCCCGCCGCTTCGGAGTGGACGCGCCGGTCGTGGGGAGCCTGGGCGAGTCCTGCTTCGAGGGGCTGCGGCTGCTCGGCGCGCTGGCCGAGCGGGCGGGCTCGCTCGACGTACGCGCCATGCACGCGGTGCGCGACTCGGTCGGCTACGAGGGTCCGCGCGGCGCCCTGCGGCTGCGCGGCAACCATCTCGACCAGCGGGTGTACCTGGCCAGGGCGGACATCTTCGACTTCGCGGTCGTCGCGCAACTGTGA
- a CDS encoding purine-cytosine permease family protein has translation MTDTVDTPAPPDGATGTTTRRYNGWTKNTTLEDYSLRYAPKSFRRWTPYVVATTALGGIAYLADFAIGGSIAISHGFSSALIAILAAAVTIFLTGIPISYYSAKYSIDMDLLTRGAGFGYLGSTLTSIIYASFTFIFFALEGSIMAQALDLGLHIPLAVGYLICALIILPLVFYGMTALSTMQVWTQPVWLVLMVAPFVSIAIQDPHAFSRFTHFAGNSPTGSSVSLLGVGAGAGVALSLIAQIGEQVDYLRFMPDKTPENSRRWWSAVLAAGPGWVVLGAAKQIGGAFLAFYIAGHIGLAKANEPIQQYVSGIHTFAAPVALGLATFFVILSQIKINTTNAYSGSLSWSNFFSRLTHRHPGRVVYIFLNVGIALALMEGGVFGFLNTVLGFYSNVAIAWIGAVVADLVINKPLKLSPSYIEFKRAHLYNFNPVGFGSMLVASAVSIAAYFHAFGAYGKAFSPFIALVVAMVLSPLLAVATKGRYYIARTDDQSEPLFREDGLLSAATMTCVVCAEDFERPDIAGCPFHSGAICSLCCSLDKDCHDACKPAARGAGGPVDLGMPTTAAG, from the coding sequence GTGACGGACACGGTCGACACACCCGCGCCTCCCGACGGCGCCACCGGTACGACGACCCGCCGCTACAACGGCTGGACGAAGAACACCACGCTGGAGGACTACTCGCTGCGCTACGCGCCCAAGTCCTTCCGCCGCTGGACGCCCTACGTGGTGGCCACCACCGCACTCGGCGGAATCGCCTACCTCGCCGACTTCGCGATCGGCGGCTCCATCGCGATCTCCCACGGATTCAGCAGCGCACTGATCGCGATTCTGGCCGCCGCGGTCACCATCTTCCTCACCGGAATTCCGATCTCGTACTACTCGGCGAAATACTCCATCGACATGGACCTGCTGACCAGGGGCGCCGGTTTCGGTTATCTCGGGTCCACCCTCACGTCCATCATCTACGCCAGCTTCACCTTCATCTTCTTCGCCCTCGAAGGCTCGATCATGGCCCAGGCACTCGATCTGGGCCTGCACATCCCGCTCGCGGTGGGCTATCTGATCTGCGCGCTGATCATCCTGCCGCTGGTCTTCTACGGGATGACCGCGCTGTCGACGATGCAGGTGTGGACCCAGCCGGTCTGGCTGGTCCTGATGGTGGCGCCCTTCGTGTCGATCGCGATCCAGGACCCGCACGCCTTCTCGCGGTTCACGCACTTCGCGGGCAACTCGCCGACCGGTTCCTCGGTCAGCCTGCTCGGGGTGGGCGCCGGCGCCGGTGTGGCGCTGTCGCTGATCGCGCAGATCGGCGAGCAGGTGGACTACCTGCGCTTCATGCCGGACAAGACCCCGGAGAACAGCCGCAGATGGTGGAGCGCGGTGCTCGCGGCCGGTCCCGGCTGGGTGGTGCTCGGCGCGGCCAAGCAGATCGGCGGCGCCTTCCTGGCCTTCTACATCGCCGGGCACATCGGCCTGGCCAAGGCCAACGAGCCGATCCAGCAGTACGTCTCCGGTATCCACACCTTCGCCGCGCCGGTCGCGCTCGGCCTGGCGACCTTCTTCGTGATCCTCTCGCAGATCAAGATCAACACGACCAACGCCTACTCGGGTTCGCTGTCCTGGTCGAACTTCTTCTCCCGGCTGACCCACCGGCACCCCGGCCGGGTCGTCTACATCTTCCTCAACGTCGGTATCGCGCTGGCCCTGATGGAGGGCGGCGTCTTCGGCTTCCTCAACACCGTGCTCGGCTTCTACTCCAATGTCGCCATCGCCTGGATCGGCGCGGTCGTCGCCGACCTGGTGATCAACAAGCCGCTGAAGCTCAGCCCGTCCTACATCGAGTTCAAGCGGGCGCACCTGTACAACTTCAACCCGGTGGGCTTCGGTTCGATGCTGGTGGCGTCCGCGGTGTCCATCGCCGCGTACTTCCACGCCTTCGGCGCCTACGGCAAGGCGTTCTCGCCGTTCATCGCGCTGGTCGTGGCGATGGTGCTGTCGCCGCTGCTCGCGGTGGCCACCAAGGGCCGCTACTACATCGCGCGGACCGACGACCAGTCCGAGCCGCTGTTCCGGGAGGACGGCCTGCTGTCGGCGGCGACCATGACCTGCGTGGTCTGCGCCGAGGACTTCGAGCGTCCCGACATCGCGGGCTGCCCCTTCCACAGCGGTGCGATCTGCTCGCTGTGCTGCAGCCTGGACAAGGACTGCCACGACGCCTGCAAGCCCGCCGCACGCGGGGCCGGCGGCCCGGTCGACCTCGGGATGCCGACGACCGCCGCCGGGTGA